Sequence from the [Clostridium] scindens genome:
AACCTCCGTACAGGCCGCTGATGGCAATTCCCTTAATGTCTTCTTTGGCTACTCCATGCTCATTTACGGCTTTCTCCACCGTCTTTCTGATGGACTCTTTTGTGGCCTCGTACCAGACATCCGGCCACTGCTCTGCCCAGAGCGGCTTTGGCGTCAGCACGTCATACTCTTCCAGATCCTGCGAAATCAATTTTCCTTCTGTGTTCATCAGTATCGTCTTTGTCCCTGATGTTCCAATGTCCGTTCCCAGTAAATACTTCATTTTTTCTCCTCCTTAATCTGAATACCAATTCCATCTTGCCTGATCATGATTGCCGGTCATTCCATTCATCCTCGCCGTCCCAGATGTCTCTCCAGTCTTTGGCTTCTTCCCACAAGAATACCTTGCCTTTAATCAGGCGGGCATTCCTATCTGCTTTCCTTAGCGTCTCCATCTCTTCCTCGGTCAGGAAATCTTCGGTGGTACATCTGAGATTTCCTACATATTCCTTCTCAAAGATTGAAAACGGAATCGGCACATGGCCTCTCTGGACCGCCCATTTTACGCAGATGGTTGCGGGATGGCAGTTGTGCGCTTTTGCAATCTCGATAAGTTCCGGCATCTCGAACGTTACCACATCTCCCGGCTCTGTATCCCTCTCAGGACGGCACGGGGAGCCCATCGGACTGAATGCGATCGGAAGAATCTCATGCTCCATGCAATAATCAAATAACTTCGGCTGCTGGAACGTAGGATTGATCTCCACCTCCAGCACTACAGGCTTGATCCGGCACAGCGGAAGCACTTGCTCTAGCTTGGTAATGGTCATATTGGACATGCCGATGCTCCTGACCAGCCCCATATCCACCAGACGCTCCATCTGCCTCCATACGGACATATACTCCTCCACGGAGAACGGAACCGCATCCGGGTTCCTTCCTGAAAGATGCGCGCCCGGCGCATGATAATTCGGAAATGGCCAATGCACCATATAGACATCCAGATAATCCAGCTTCAGGTCTCTCAGACTCTGGGCGCAGGCCACCAGCACGTCGCCTTTGCCATGCATATCATTCCAGACCTTCGTCATGATCGTCAGTTCCTGCCTGTCAACGATTCCCGCCGAAAAGGCACGGGCAAAGACTTCCCCGATATCCTTCTCATTGCCATAAGCTGCCGCGCAGTCAAAGAGCCTGTACCCTGCTTCTATGGCTCCATAGACGGCATCTGATACTTCCTTTGCCGTATAGCGGTCGTTCCCAAATGTCCCCATCCCGATCCCCGGGATTACCATATTATTGCTCAGTTTCCTCTGCGGAACCAGTACTGGATTCACCTTCTCCATATGCTTCCTCCTTACGCCTCGCCTATTTATGTAAAATTATTTTATAAAATATATTTATATAATAAAGCGAAATCCCTTGATTGTCAATCATATTTACTGTTTCTGTTGCATTTATTTTCCGGTTTTTTACTTCCATTCAAGCATGTATCTCTGGAACTCTACCGCGCGCCTTGCATCCTCATCCAGCTGTTCCTCGTCCGCACCCTTGCTGATGTCTCTCCAGACCTTGATATCCGAGCCTACCTGTCCGCCCATGCGTACGAATGGCTCCATGACTACGGTTCCGTCATACTCGATCTCACGCAGGGCATCCCCGATCTCCCGCCATGGAGTGCGGCCCTTTCCGGGTACCATGCGGTTGCACTCGCCTGTGTGGAAATGTCCAAGAAGTTTTCCGGCATGGCGGATCGCGTCGCCGATGCTGGATTCCTCAATGTTCATATGGAACGTATCCAGCATGACTTTCACATTATCCATGCCTACTTCGGTCACGAACTTCACGCCTTCCTCCGAAGTATTTAAGATATGGCTCTCAAAGCGGTTCAGGACTTCCATTCCCAGATTGATGCCGTACTGGCTGGCGATAGGCGCAAGAATCTGCATTCCCTCCACGCTGTGCTTCCAGTCCTCTTCCTTATTGGCTGTAGCAAAGTCCACCGGCCAGTAAGAATAGAGTGCTCCTCCAATCAGATGAATATCAAGGCCGGCCATCACCTCGAACAGACGCTTATACCACTCCAGCGCCTCTTCCCTGATCTTCGGATCTGAAGAACCCATATTATGGTTGAAGGTGGGGCCATATCCCGCAGTCAGCTGGATACCATTATCATCAGCGCATTTTTTCAGTTCCTTTACCTCCTGCGCAGAGTAGTCCGGCAGCGGAGCCGCACCGATCTCCAGTATATCGAATCCTAGTTTTGCCCCCTTCTCTACATACCGCTTGTAATCTGCTGCCCATTCCTGCTCCCAGTACGCGTAATAAATACCATGCTTCATAACATATCCTCCTTATCTTCCTTCTTTTTCATATACCTTGATGTCAAATGAATCATATATCATCTGCCTTGCTTCTTCCTTACACTTAAACTCGCCGCTGTGTATCATCTGCGCAGCCAGATTACCGATAGCCGTTCCTTCTGTTGGCCCTACATGGACTTCCTTCTTCGTTGCCCTGGCCGTCAGCTCGTTGAGGTATTCGGCATTGCCTCCGCCTCCTACGATATGGATTCTGCTGTAGGTCCTTCCGGTGGATTTCTCAATCCCCTTGATGGACCGGTCATAGCATTCCGCCAAACTTGCGTATACGCAGGTTGCAATCTCTCCCAGCGTCTCTGGAACCTTCTGCCCGGTCCTTCTGCAATAATCCTTAATCTCTTCTATCATGTTCTCCGGCGCCATGAAGCAGTTATCCGTCACATCCACGCGGGATGGAAAATCGCCCTCCCTGGCAGCCTGGGCACAGATCTCAGCAAAACTGTACTTGTCATCCAGATTGTGCCTTACCGACTGGATCATCCACAATCCCATGATATTACGCAGATAGCAGATCTTAGAATCATACCCGCCTTCATTGGTAAAACTATTGATGCGGCTTAATTCAGAACAGTCCGGCGTATCCCGCTCCACTCCCAGCAGGGACCATGTGCCGGAACTGATGAAAACATAGTCGTCATCATTGGCCGGAACCGCAAGAATCGCAGAACCTGTATCATGGGTGCATGGCAGCACCACATCCATATTAAAGCCAAACTCCTCCGCCAGTTCCTCTCTCAGGCTTCCCAGACTCTCTCCGGGCATGGCGATTCTCTGGAACATCTCTTTATTGAACCCCAGACGATCAATCAACTCCATATCCCATGTCTGGCTCGCCGCATTCACCAGTTGGGATGTGGAGGCCTCCGTATACTCGTTCACCTTCTTCCCGGTCAGAAGGAAGTGGAAATAATCCGGAACAAACAGCAGGGCTTTCGCCTTCTCCATATCTTCTGGCTGCTGCTTTTTTACCGCCATCAGCTGGAAGATGGTATTGAACATCATCTTCTCGATTCCCGTCCGCTCATACAATTCCATTTCCGGGATCCTGCGGTATACTTCCTCGTCCATGCCATCCGTCCGGCTGTCCCTGTAGCCTACCATATCCCCGATCACCTGGTCATTCTCATCCAGCAGGACATAGTCCACGCCCCAGGTGTCGATTCCCATGCTTATTGGGATCTTCCCAATCTCTTTACACTTCTTTATTCCATTTTTAATGTTTTCGAACAGCCCTTTATAATCCCAGCAAAGGCGGCCGTCCTTTTTGGTCATTCCATTTTCAAACCGATAGATCTCTTCCAGTACGATCTTTCCATTCTCTACGCTTCCTAAGATATGCCGTCCGCTGGAAGCGCCGATATCCACTGCTAAATAATATGCTGACATATTCTTCTCCTGTTATCTCTGACTGGTTGGCTGGTTACGCTATGCCATAGTGCTTCCGGATCATATCCTTTTCAAAATTCAGAAGGAAGCGCGCCTCCTCATCCAGCAGTTCTTCTGAAGGGTCTTCCACCAGATCTCTCCATACCTTGATGTCTCTTCCGACCTCCCCGCCCATCTGAACGAACGGCTCTGACACGATTCTTCCCTGATAATCGATATCATGGAGCGCTCCAAATATCTCATCCCAGTCAAGGTGCCCCTTGCCCGGAACAACCCGGTTGTTCTCGCCTGTATGGAAGTTCTTCAGGTATCCGCCTACGGAACGGATAGCGTCTCCTATAGAGCCTTCCTCAATGTTCATATGATAGGTATCCAGCAGGATTCCGATCTTGTCGCTGTCGATCTGCTTCACGTACTCGATGGCCTCCTTTGCCGTATTCATCACGATGCCCTCAAAACGGTTCACGACCTCCACGCAGTAAGTCACGTCATAATCTTCTGCCGTCTTAATGACCTGGCGGACGCTTTCAATACTGTGCTTCACGATCTCGCTTTTGTCATCCACGATATAGTCCGGGCTTCCCCAGCCGGCATAGTTGACGCCGGAAAGCAGTTTTCCTTCCATGTATCCGATCCGCTCCACGATCCGCTTCAAATATTCGATCCCGCCTTCCCTTACTTTGGCATCCGGGCTTGCGACATCGTATTTGGGATTCAGCCCGAGGCTGTAGGTCAGCTCGATTCCATTGTCCTTTGCCGCCTGCCTGACCTCGTCCATCCTACTCTTATCCATATCCAGAAGCGCCTGTGCCTGGAATTCCAGAATATCAAATCCAAGACCGGACACCTTTTTAATATACTTGACATGATCCGCATCCCAGTTCTTAACCCAGAAATTCATAAATATTCCTATTTTGTTCATTTTATTTCCTCCTTTTCATTGCTTGCTTCTATTTACAGGCTGCTATCCAGCCTATAGTACTCTTTCAGACACCGGTATCCTTGCTCGAACAGTTTCTTCTGTCTTTCATATATCTGGCTGTTTGCCCTATCTGGGCAGAAGTCATCTTCCTTCTTAACAAACTGGTGTATGACCGAAAAGTCTTGGAACACGCCCACTCCCACGCCTGCGATAACTGCTGCCGCGATGGATGTGGCGGTCTCCACATGGTCCAGCCGGTGAAGCCTGACCCCCAGCACATCCGACAGGATCTGGGCGGATACGTCTCCTCTGGCTCCGCCCCCGGTCAGCACCAGTTCCGTAATCTCTCTATTCTCCCTCTGGGCGCTCAGGATAATATCCAGATTCATTGCGACTCCTTCCAGCACCGCCCGGACATAATCGCATTTTTCATGCTCCATGCGGATTCCGAGGAAGCTTCCCGAAGTCTCCGGATTCCATCTCGGACTCCTTTCCCCCAGCATATAGGGAAGGAATATCAGTCCTTTCGCTCCTGCTGGCGACTTCCTCACAAGCCGGTTCATCTTCTCGTACACAGAGGTTCCTTCCATCCGCGCAAGTTCTTCTTCATCCTGGCATAGCGCCTTCTTTATGTAAGAGTAGGAACTGCCTGCCGCCTGCATGGTTCCGCAGGGCATATATTTCCCCGGGATGACATGGCCGAAGCAGATCAGCGTCTTCTCCTTATCCAGGAACACCTCGTCCGATGTCCCTGCTATCCATGCGGAAGTGCCATAAGACAAAAACATCTGGCCCTCCTCAATGCTTCCGGCACCCAGAGCAGAACACGGACCGTCCCCGCCGCCGCATACCACCGCTGTCTCTTCCGTAAGCCCCAGGGCTTTCGCCGCGTCAGGAAGCAGTGTCCCGATCACATCCGTGGACGCATGCAGTTCGGGCATCTTCTCCGGGCTTATGCCTGCCGCGTCCAGTATTTCCCTGGACCATTCAAGCCTCCTTAAGTCAAATGCATCCGTCCCGGATGCTTCCGAATAATCCGTCACAAATCTTCCGGTCAGGCGGCAGATGATGTAGTCCTTTGCCAGCAGCATCTTATAGGTCTTTCCATATATCTCCGGCTCGTTGTCCCTGATCCACATCAGCTTCTCAATGCTATAGCTGGCGCTGGGCCGATGGCCGTTCAACTCATACATCCGGTCGAATCCCACTCGTTCTACCAGCTGTTCCATCTGCTCCTCTGCCCTCTGATCCGCCCAGATCATAGCCGGACGGAGCGCCTCGCCGTTCTCGTTCACCGCGATGCATGCCTGCATCTGGGAGGAGAAGGAAATGCCCAGCACATTTTCCGGAGGAATGTCCTCGATAATCTTCCTGGTTGCCGTGCAGACCGCCTCCCACCAGTCTGTTGGGTTCTGCTGCGCGCAGTTCTTTTGAAAGAAATGCACCTCATACGGCACTGTATAGCTCTTTACCAATTCTCCTGCCGTCGAAAACAAAGATGCCTTATTACTCGAAGTGCCCAAATCATGGGCTATCAGATATTTTTCCACGTCTTCTCAACCTTTCTTTCACGTCTTCCGTAACTACCTCCGATTATATCATATAGCATACATTTTGTAAACTTAAGAAAGTGTAAAACTTTCGTACGAAACCATTTCACTTGACATAGCGTAACTTATGTGATAGTATACAGTTGAATCATGAATCGGTTCCACGATACTTAAAACGGTTAGGAGGAATGTCTATGAAAGAACGGCACGCAGCCCTTCTAGACTATGTAATGCAGAACGGAAAAACAGAAGTCAATACGCTTGCCGAACTTCTCCAGACTTCGAAGGTAACCGTGCGTAAGGATCTGGATTATCTGTCTGAGCGCGGGCTTCTGAAGCGGGAGCGCGGCTATGCCGTGCCCAATGATCCCAGCGACATCTATTACCGGATGTCCCTGCACTATGAGACCAAGCAGAGAATCGCCCGCAAAGCCGCTACTTACGTTCAGGACGGCGAGACGCTGATCATCGAATCCGGATCCACCTGCACCCTGTTCGCATACGAGCTGGCGAAGATCCGGCAGAATATTACGATTATCACGAACTCCATGTATCTGGCCAGCTATGTCAAGGATCATAACAACATCCAGATCATCCTGCTTGGAGGCATGCTCCAGCCTTACGGCCAGTCGCTGGTAGGGCCGCTGACCAAAGAAGCGGTCAAGGCCTTCCATGTCGACAAGATCTTTACAGGAACAGATGGCTATTCCCGGGCTTTTGGATTTACCGGAGACGATCTGTCCCGCTCCGATACCCTGAATGCCATGACGGATTGCGCCGACCACACTTATGTGCTTGCCGGCTCGGAAAAATTCACCCGCCCCGGCTCTGTCTCCTTCGTCGCCCTGAAGGATGTGGACGAAGTCATTACCGACGACGGCATCCCCGCGGAAGAAAAGGACTATTTGACAAAGCAGGGAATTATCGTAACCATCGCCTGATGGCGCAGTAAAATAGATTTTATTTATTCACAAGGAGGTTCTTATGAAATATTTATTAGACACAGCCAATCTTCAGGACATCAGATACTACTGCGATGTCTTCCCAATAGCGGGCGTAACGTCCAACCCTTCCATCGTAAAGAAGGAGGGAAAGATAGACTTTTTTGCCCATATGAATGAGATCCGTTCCATCATTGGGCCTGACAGGCCGCTTCACATCCAGGTAACCGCGCTGGATACAGAAGGAATGCTCAGAGACGCTGACACTCTGCTTTCCAAAGTCGACCCCGAAGTATACGTCAAAGTTCCTGTCACGATGGAAGGCATCAAGGCTATCAAGCAGATGAAGGCCAGAGGCATCCACGTAACGGGTACCGCAATCTACGGCAAGCAGCAGGGATTCCTGGCCATGGAGGCCGGAGCGGACTATATCGCGCCTTATTTTAACCGCATGGAGAATATGGGGCTGGATTCCGACGATGTCATCGCATCCCTTGCCGATATGATCGACCTGTATCACTATGACACCCAGATTCTTGCCGCAAGCTTCAAGAATGCCGGGCAGATTGACCGTGCTTTCCTTGCAGGAGCGCATACGGCTACCATGGATCCATCCATACTCAAGGATGTTCTCACCCAGCCTTATATCACCAATGCCGTAGACACCTTTGATTCCGATTGGAAGACGATCTTCGGAGATCAGACCATCTCCGAATTATAAGAAAATCCGACAAGAGCCAGGATGAAGTCCATCCTGGCTCTTGCTGTACAATCCATCAAGTATCTTTACGTCAGCAGGGTTCCTTCTATCTGGTATACCATTGCGTTCCACT
This genomic interval carries:
- a CDS encoding DeoR/GlpR family DNA-binding transcription regulator; amino-acid sequence: MKERHAALLDYVMQNGKTEVNTLAELLQTSKVTVRKDLDYLSERGLLKRERGYAVPNDPSDIYYRMSLHYETKQRIARKAATYVQDGETLIIESGSTCTLFAYELAKIRQNITIITNSMYLASYVKDHNNIQIILLGGMLQPYGQSLVGPLTKEAVKAFHVDKIFTGTDGYSRAFGFTGDDLSRSDTLNAMTDCADHTYVLAGSEKFTRPGSVSFVALKDVDEVITDDGIPAEEKDYLTKQGIIVTIA
- a CDS encoding sugar phosphate isomerase/epimerase family protein, which encodes MNKIGIFMNFWVKNWDADHVKYIKKVSGLGFDILEFQAQALLDMDKSRMDEVRQAAKDNGIELTYSLGLNPKYDVASPDAKVREGGIEYLKRIVERIGYMEGKLLSGVNYAGWGSPDYIVDDKSEIVKHSIESVRQVIKTAEDYDVTYCVEVVNRFEGIVMNTAKEAIEYVKQIDSDKIGILLDTYHMNIEEGSIGDAIRSVGGYLKNFHTGENNRVVPGKGHLDWDEIFGALHDIDYQGRIVSEPFVQMGGEVGRDIKVWRDLVEDPSEELLDEEARFLLNFEKDMIRKHYGIA
- the rhaB gene encoding rhamnulokinase → MSAYYLAVDIGASSGRHILGSVENGKIVLEEIYRFENGMTKKDGRLCWDYKGLFENIKNGIKKCKEIGKIPISMGIDTWGVDYVLLDENDQVIGDMVGYRDSRTDGMDEEVYRRIPEMELYERTGIEKMMFNTIFQLMAVKKQQPEDMEKAKALLFVPDYFHFLLTGKKVNEYTEASTSQLVNAASQTWDMELIDRLGFNKEMFQRIAMPGESLGSLREELAEEFGFNMDVVLPCTHDTGSAILAVPANDDDYVFISSGTWSLLGVERDTPDCSELSRINSFTNEGGYDSKICYLRNIMGLWMIQSVRHNLDDKYSFAEICAQAAREGDFPSRVDVTDNCFMAPENMIEEIKDYCRRTGQKVPETLGEIATCVYASLAECYDRSIKGIEKSTGRTYSRIHIVGGGGNAEYLNELTARATKKEVHVGPTEGTAIGNLAAQMIHSGEFKCKEEARQMIYDSFDIKVYEKEGR
- a CDS encoding sugar phosphate isomerase/epimerase family protein, encoding MKHGIYYAYWEQEWAADYKRYVEKGAKLGFDILEIGAAPLPDYSAQEVKELKKCADDNGIQLTAGYGPTFNHNMGSSDPKIREEALEWYKRLFEVMAGLDIHLIGGALYSYWPVDFATANKEEDWKHSVEGMQILAPIASQYGINLGMEVLNRFESHILNTSEEGVKFVTEVGMDNVKVMLDTFHMNIEESSIGDAIRHAGKLLGHFHTGECNRMVPGKGRTPWREIGDALREIEYDGTVVMEPFVRMGGQVGSDIKVWRDISKGADEEQLDEDARRAVEFQRYMLEWK
- the xylB gene encoding xylulokinase, which codes for MEKYLIAHDLGTSSNKASLFSTAGELVKSYTVPYEVHFFQKNCAQQNPTDWWEAVCTATRKIIEDIPPENVLGISFSSQMQACIAVNENGEALRPAMIWADQRAEEQMEQLVERVGFDRMYELNGHRPSASYSIEKLMWIRDNEPEIYGKTYKMLLAKDYIICRLTGRFVTDYSEASGTDAFDLRRLEWSREILDAAGISPEKMPELHASTDVIGTLLPDAAKALGLTEETAVVCGGGDGPCSALGAGSIEEGQMFLSYGTSAWIAGTSDEVFLDKEKTLICFGHVIPGKYMPCGTMQAAGSSYSYIKKALCQDEEELARMEGTSVYEKMNRLVRKSPAGAKGLIFLPYMLGERSPRWNPETSGSFLGIRMEHEKCDYVRAVLEGVAMNLDIILSAQRENREITELVLTGGGARGDVSAQILSDVLGVRLHRLDHVETATSIAAAVIAGVGVGVFQDFSVIHQFVKKEDDFCPDRANSQIYERQKKLFEQGYRCLKEYYRLDSSL
- a CDS encoding fructose-6-phosphate aldolase, yielding MKYLLDTANLQDIRYYCDVFPIAGVTSNPSIVKKEGKIDFFAHMNEIRSIIGPDRPLHIQVTALDTEGMLRDADTLLSKVDPEVYVKVPVTMEGIKAIKQMKARGIHVTGTAIYGKQQGFLAMEAGADYIAPYFNRMENMGLDSDDVIASLADMIDLYHYDTQILAASFKNAGQIDRAFLAGAHTATMDPSILKDVLTQPYITNAVDTFDSDWKTIFGDQTISEL
- a CDS encoding aldo/keto reductase family protein, with protein sequence MEKVNPVLVPQRKLSNNMVIPGIGMGTFGNDRYTAKEVSDAVYGAIEAGYRLFDCAAAYGNEKDIGEVFARAFSAGIVDRQELTIMTKVWNDMHGKGDVLVACAQSLRDLKLDYLDVYMVHWPFPNYHAPGAHLSGRNPDAVPFSVEEYMSVWRQMERLVDMGLVRSIGMSNMTITKLEQVLPLCRIKPVVLEVEINPTFQQPKLFDYCMEHEILPIAFSPMGSPCRPERDTEPGDVVTFEMPELIEIAKAHNCHPATICVKWAVQRGHVPIPFSIFEKEYVGNLRCTTEDFLTEEEMETLRKADRNARLIKGKVFLWEEAKDWRDIWDGEDEWNDRQS